The sequence CCACGCAGGATACCCAGACGACGCAACAAGCTTGGGCGGCGGACCTGGCACTCCTGCAGTCCGTGAAGGACCTCGTGGGGGCCCAACCCCAGACGACGGCCAATGCCCGGGAGACGTCTACCTTCACGCCGGCCGCGGCGCAGAAGACCGCCAACCCGCAGCTGTCGATGGTGGACAACGCCATCGACCAGGCCTTCAAGCGCGTCTACGTGAACGACTCGCGCCCGACGTCCGGCGCCGAGTTCGAGAAGTACCGCAAGGCGGCCCAGGAGCGCGCCGACAAGGGCATGAGTCCCAAGGACATCATGCATGACATCGCCAACATGATCCGCGCCGACAAGGCGGGCGGCACCAGCACTCCCGGCGGGGCGAACCCGAACGTCAACGTGGACTCGGCCATCGACCAGGCCTTCAAGCGCGTCTACATGAACGACTCGCGCCCCACGACTGGCGCCGAGCTGGAGAAGTACCGCAAGGCGGCCCAGGAGCGCGCTGACAAGGGCATGAGTCAGAAGGACATCATGCACGACATCGCCAACATGATCCGCGCGGACAAGGCCGGCGGTACCACCAGCCCCGGCGGCGGGACGAACCCGAACGTCAACGTGGACTCGGCCATCGACCAGGCCTTCAAGCGCGTCTACCTGAACGACTCGCGCCCCACGACCGGCGCCGAGCTGGAGAAGTACCGCAAGGCGGCCCAGGAGCGCGCCGACAAGGGCATGAGTCAGAAGGACATCATGCACGACATCGCCAACATGATCCGCGCCGACAAGGCCGGCGGTACCACCAGCCCCGGCGGCGGGACGAACCCGAACGTCAACGTGGACTCGGCCATCGACCAGGCCTTCAAGCGCGTCTACCTGAACGACTCGCGCCCCACGACCGGCGCCGAGCTGGAGAAGTACCGCAAGGCGGCCCAGGAGCGCGCCGACAAGGGCATGAGTCAGAAGGACATCATGCACGACATCGCCAACATGATCCGCGCCGACAAGGCCGGCGGTACCACCAGCCCCGGCGGCGGGACGAACCCGAACGTCAACGTGGACTCGGCCATCGACCAGGCCTTCAAGCGCGTCTACCTGAACGACTCGCGCCCCACGACCGGCGCCGAGCTGGAGAAGTACCGCAAGGCGGCCCAGGAGCGCGCCGACAAGGGCATGAGTCAGAAGGACATCATGCACGACATCGCGAACATGATCCGCGCGGACAAGGCCACCGGCGGCGGCGGGTCCAACTCGACGGTGAACGTGGACTCGGCCATCGACCAGGCCTTCAAGCGCGTCTACATGAACGACTCGCGTCCCACGACCGGCGCCGAGCTGGAGAAGTACCGCAAGGCGGCCCAGGAGCGCGCTGACAAGGGCATGAGCCAGAAGGACATCATGCACGACATCGCCAACATGATTCGCGCCGACCGGCAATAGCGGTCGGCGGGCCCGCCCCTCTCACGAGGGGCTCGGGCCCCACCGGGGAGCGCTCAGGAAGCCTGCTTCGCCGCGCGAGCCGCTTCGCGCTGTGCGGCGACCCAGGCCTTCGCCTCCTCCTCGGTGGCCACCATGGCGAAGGGGATGCTTCCCTTGACCCCCAGCAGCTCCTGCGCCCGAATCATCATGTTGACCATGGTCCGCATGGCGAAGCTGGTGCCGAACATCACCGAGCCGGCGTAGGGCAGCAGGTCCGGGTTCTCACCCAGGGCCTTGCGGACGTCCGCCGACATCCCGCTGCCCTGCCGCGAGTCCGTGATGATGTAGATCGTAGGGTAGCGAAGCTTGAGTTCCCGCACGAGCGCGTTCGACTCCTCCATCAGCTTCATGTCGTACACGCCGACGGTGACCATGCGCACCGTGTCCGGCTCCTCGAACCACATCTTATGCGGGCCCAACGTCCACACTGCTCCCATGGTGCTGCTCCTTGTCGTCCGGGTTCGGGGGTGGTTCAGCGCTGCTGAGTCGGCGTCGTGCCCGCGTGCTGGCGCAGGTAGAGGAAGCACTCCCGCAGGCCTTCCTTCAGACTGCCGAGCGTCTTCACCTCGCGCAGGTCCACGCCAATCTGGACCAGCGTCTGGGCAATCAGCGGGCTGATGCCCGTCACCACGCAGTACGCTCCCAGCAGCCGCGCCGCGTTCACCATCTTGATGAAGTGGTTGGCCGTCATCGTGTCCACCACCTCCACGCCGGTGATGTCGATGATGACGCAGCGGGCCTTCCCCTGGACGATGCGATGCAGGAGCCGCTCGGTCATCTCCACCGAGCGCTGCGTGTCCACCACGCCGACGATGGGCAGGGTGAGGATGTCGTCCCACAGCTCGATGATGGGCGTGGACAAATCCCGGATGGCCTCGCGCTGCCGTTCGATGGTGGAGAGCTTCTCCTCCATCTCCCGGTGGCTCGTCGCCAGGCGGGTCACCGCCGCCTCGTGCTCGCGGCGCGTGGTGGCCAGCTCGCGCACGAAGACGTTGAGCGTCTCCTCCAGCGAGGCGAGCTCGTCGATGTCGTCGATGGGGATGGTGGTCCGCTCGGCGGAGTACTCACCCACGGAGATCATCGACAGCACGTCGATGATGCGGCCGATGCGCGCGGGGTCGATGGACAGCTGGGCTTGCGGCTTGGACTGGGCGCTCATGGGGTGGGGGTTCCTCAGGCGGCGGACTTCGGGGGGGCGGAGGGGGACAGGCCGAGCATCTCGTCAGCCAGCTTCAGGGAGGCCTCTCGCTCGGCGGAGGCGTTGCGCCCGCCCAGCACCTGGACGCCGAGCAGCAGCAGGCCCTCCTCCAGGCCCAGCGCCGTCTCCACGCCCTCGAGCTGGATGCCCATGCTCTGCAGGGTGAGGGCCACGTCCGCGCCCATGCCGCAGAGCACGGTGCGGGTGCCCATCAGCCGGGCCGAGGCGGCCAGCCGCGCGAGCACCGCGCACAGGTGGCTGTCCACCAGCCAGAGGCCGGAGATGTCCACCACCATGCCGCGCGCGCCGGTGCGCTGGATGTCGCGCAGCACGTCCGAGCACAGCTGCGCGGCCTGGGCGTCGGTGATGTCGCCCTGGAGGGGGACGATGAGGTTCCCCCACAGGGGGATGATGGGAATGCGCGCGGTGTCGCGCTCGGGACGGGGGGCCACCTGCGGAACGAACTGGCTCATGCAATCTCCACGTCCGCCACCATCACGGTAGCGTCGTCTGTCGGGCGGGCGTAGCGCTCCAATAGCAGCGCGCAGGCCTCGGGGGGCGGAAGCTTCTGGGCCTGCTCCAGGTCCAGCCTGGAGCTCAGCCCGTCACTGAAGAAGACGAGCCGGTCTCCGGGCGCCATCACCGCCGAGACGGTGCGCAGCGAGCGGATGGGCTGGCCCACGATTCCGGGCGTGGGAATCACCGGCACCCGGGTGCCCCGCGTGCGCAGCTCCACGTTGCCCACGCCACAGCAGCGCAGCGTCTGCCCGTCGAACAGGCCCACCATGATGGCCGCGCCCCGTCCGTGCCGCAGGGCCGCGTGCAGCGCTTCCAGCAGCGGCTCCACCCCCGCGTTCAGCGGCAGGTCCGCCAGGCAGCGGACCGCGTCCGCCGCCACTCGCGCCGCCACCGGGCCGTGGCCCAGCGCGTCCACGACGGCCAGCAGCGTGTGCGCCCCGTCCTGCCGCACCAGCGCCACGTCGCCGTTCTCCACCTCGCCTGGCTTGGGACGGGACTGGTGGGCGACAGCCAGCCTCACAACCACACCTCGAAGTCCACCTGGGTGCCCGAGGGCCCGGTGCGCACGTCGAACCGGTCCGCCAGCCGCTTCACGCCCAGCAGCCCCAGGCCCATGCCCGTCTTGCTGCGGTACGTGCCGGACAACACACGCTCCAGGTCGGGGATGCCACGGCCCTGGTCCTCCGCGCGCACGCGCAGGAGCCGCCGCGGCGTCTGCTCGGGGGCGAGCTGGATGGTGCCCCCGCCGGCATACGCAATCTGGTTGCGCGCCAGCTCGCTCACCGCCGTGGCCACCTTCTGGCACTCGTAGCCGCGCCCGCCCAGCGTCTCGCACAGCGAGCGCGCCGCGAGCCGCGCATGGCTGGCGTCCGACTCCGTGCGCACGAGATAGGTGGTGGCCCGCACCTCCGCGGGGGCCATGGCCGGCTTCGACGCGGTAGCGGCGGGCCCCGGGGGCGCGGTCAGCGTGCGGAGCAGCGCGGCCAGCTGCGGCCGGCGGGCGGGGTCGACGAAGTGCCGCGTGGCGGGCTCCAGCGCCTCGATGACGCGAGGCAGCTCCGAGGCATTCACCGACTCCAGCGACAGCCGCAGTGGCTCCAGCGTCCCGCGGAGCACGAGCCGCGCCGCCGTTTCCGACATGAACTGCTGCAAAACGCGCAACAGCTCCGCGCACATCGAGCCCCTGCTCACCAGCGCCTCCTGTTTTCGATGACGACCCGCTTGCGGGCGACCACTTCCAGGCCACCTCCCTCGCGGT comes from Pyxidicoccus trucidator and encodes:
- a CDS encoding STAS domain-containing protein, with translation MSQFVPQVAPRPERDTARIPIIPLWGNLIVPLQGDITDAQAAQLCSDVLRDIQRTGARGMVVDISGLWLVDSHLCAVLARLAASARLMGTRTVLCGMGADVALTLQSMGIQLEGVETALGLEEGLLLLGVQVLGGRNASAEREASLKLADEMLGLSPSAPPKSAA
- a CDS encoding STAS domain-containing protein, which produces MSAQSKPQAQLSIDPARIGRIIDVLSMISVGEYSAERTTIPIDDIDELASLEETLNVFVRELATTRREHEAAVTRLATSHREMEEKLSTIERQREAIRDLSTPIIELWDDILTLPIVGVVDTQRSVEMTERLLHRIVQGKARCVIIDITGVEVVDTMTANHFIKMVNAARLLGAYCVVTGISPLIAQTLVQIGVDLREVKTLGSLKEGLRECFLYLRQHAGTTPTQQR
- a CDS encoding ATP-binding protein; translated protein: MSRGSMCAELLRVLQQFMSETAARLVLRGTLEPLRLSLESVNASELPRVIEALEPATRHFVDPARRPQLAALLRTLTAPPGPAATASKPAMAPAEVRATTYLVRTESDASHARLAARSLCETLGGRGYECQKVATAVSELARNQIAYAGGGTIQLAPEQTPRRLLRVRAEDQGRGIPDLERVLSGTYRSKTGMGLGLLGVKRLADRFDVRTGPSGTQVDFEVWL
- a CDS encoding SpoIIE family protein phosphatase, producing the protein MRLAVAHQSRPKPGEVENGDVALVRQDGAHTLLAVVDALGHGPVAARVAADAVRCLADLPLNAGVEPLLEALHAALRHGRGAAIMVGLFDGQTLRCCGVGNVELRTRGTRVPVIPTPGIVGQPIRSLRTVSAVMAPGDRLVFFSDGLSSRLDLEQAQKLPPPEACALLLERYARPTDDATVMVADVEIA
- a CDS encoding STAS/SEC14 domain-containing protein; this encodes MGAVWTLGPHKMWFEEPDTVRMVTVGVYDMKLMEESNALVRELKLRYPTIYIITDSRQGSGMSADVRKALGENPDLLPYAGSVMFGTSFAMRTMVNMMIRAQELLGVKGSIPFAMVATEEEAKAWVAAQREAARAAKQAS